The following coding sequences are from one Leptospira mayottensis 200901116 window:
- a CDS encoding trifunctional serine/threonine-protein kinase/ATP-binding protein/SpoIIE family protein phosphatase, with protein MSIRTDLTTFQTNEILLQDHVSTVYRGILKGESETKILRIQKEKTKKEDSFYFLNEYEIGKLISDDHILKPERILRIQDKYCLVYENLESVLLSDYISEVGSLAVEECLQIALSVTENVVHLHSQGVLHNQIGPNSFFYDVGTKTSVLAWLGSSSLLIGEKGNLAPLQISSTLLAYCSPERTGKLNRSVDFRSDGYSIGALFYWLLTGKPPFESDDPLEIIHSHIARVPVPVSEKRKEIPVPISSLVMKLLSKMPEERYFSLETLLCDLRILYDSIRSQRSILEFIPGFTEKKDKFRISEKLYGRDKEREIIEEAISSVYSGVKASILIKGKSGTGKTSLIQDAILSKELNTLRSFKGKFEEDKKGIPYFALRQVLVELSNHLLTQSEYEIQSFRKKIQEKLGGNIQLLAQLIPEIENLTEIFPVPSEHQSQKDDQFLFIVILRFLSVCFNRRNPALLILDDIQWADPASLALIEFISKQTEWEGMLFVFISRNEEEYSDFLNSFRESILNSEILLQEISLNPLDQTMIRSYVMDSLDLKEEDSEKLTEILYQKTNGNPFFLNQFFNTLYTESFIRYQKSSGIWSLDWDQIIKKTVTENVLDLLTEEITRLPEDTQKFLKVAACVGNLFDLGILYRYFQDTPEIVETGIRECIKQGIIIYQESQVSLYPVLQILKKGNTEELDKNRVFEGITFRFSHDKINQVIGESIAPDQRVEIHKNLGWLLIESDRLSSKQERIPEIANHLIKSQKILSSKEEIEIFNHYIILAGNSAKLAAAFNTAYNLFALLRKKITEESWKDRKEQCVQIYKSFAESAYFLSKTLEAEDAVQVLLSRLQDRIEIVDVYLMQLEVMNAKNDLEGAYKVGLKALQSLDVGFPEKPGIIVLIFEFLKMIYYQRGRSPEQLREAKKNQDPYKIETINILTNMLNYGKHSDGKLFVFLFLKLMNITLKEGNSPVSFFGYAGFGSLLFVVTGNFKTTLRYWDLGEYIIQIFNADRVRGRYLFGKNMLLDFYRHPFSKLVLLADEAYEKSIQYGDYLWAAFSLISHSIYHLYSSDTSESYHETLIKDAKRGEQLGYETVYIVVASSDFLIRSLGNPSKQNVVYRDREISAEIFEQEVLVPNANGTANAWYAVLRGKETYLSGEWKEGLGIFEKFANDLERSRTIFIYSEYRFYKSLHLIRSSESKRRLSWSELFFIKRSISLFKVWSKTFPNNFQSYYYILKAEYNRYKKDFAKAEMFYELALSSLQENEGNLRKAIVHEHAGVWELERGRKHYANYLLKVSERQYRTWGAAVKANQIQAMRQHEEDVGILLRMREEALWDTILKSAEKLDFRSVLKSSQSISEIIEQDELLKKLMRTIMENAGATRGFLILPRKDGLYVETGQDIEREDILPKSLILDYATELLPIEIVYYCYRSGQRILLNNTSSKESPHSLNSYIGTKQPKSLLCLPITKQGRILSVLYLENRLTYDVFDERKLEILEILSSQAAISLENAKLYEDITSLNAELEKKVELRTQELMQSLEIIRKDLLYSKKIQRSILPEHPVLSGIFYSVSYQPMDEVGGDFYDLFEIRPGVYRFFVADATGHGVQAALITMAIKSEYEHLKKIQKNPSSLLGELNAVILEKFKTLYLTCVVADINVKNHTLEYSSAGHPPQILLREGKTDLFHKTGAILGLKKDFVYYTEKVKLKSGDRIYFFTDGIYEQFNATKNEFGEARFLSSIVLSSSLNPEDQISKVQKDLNLFLQGEPIQDDLTLIVVEVV; from the coding sequence ATGTCAATTCGAACGGATCTGACCACCTTTCAAACGAACGAAATCCTACTACAAGATCACGTTTCTACGGTTTACAGAGGGATCTTAAAGGGGGAATCGGAAACAAAAATTCTTAGAATTCAGAAAGAAAAAACTAAAAAAGAAGATTCTTTCTACTTTTTAAACGAGTATGAGATTGGAAAGCTGATTTCCGATGACCATATCTTAAAGCCCGAACGTATATTAAGGATTCAAGATAAATACTGCCTCGTCTATGAAAATCTGGAAAGTGTTCTTCTGTCGGATTATATATCTGAGGTCGGTTCGTTAGCCGTAGAAGAATGTCTTCAAATTGCACTTTCGGTCACGGAAAATGTGGTTCATTTACATTCGCAGGGGGTTCTTCACAATCAGATTGGTCCTAATTCCTTTTTTTACGATGTTGGTACGAAAACCTCCGTTCTTGCTTGGCTCGGCTCCTCTTCTTTACTTATAGGAGAAAAAGGAAATCTTGCCCCTTTACAAATTTCATCCACGTTACTCGCTTATTGTTCGCCGGAACGAACGGGAAAGCTCAATCGCTCCGTGGATTTTCGATCGGACGGCTATTCCATCGGGGCTTTGTTCTATTGGCTTTTGACCGGTAAGCCTCCTTTTGAATCCGACGATCCGTTGGAAATCATACATTCCCACATCGCCCGCGTTCCCGTTCCGGTATCCGAAAAAAGAAAAGAAATTCCGGTTCCGATCTCAAGCCTCGTGATGAAATTACTTTCCAAAATGCCCGAGGAAAGATATTTCTCGTTGGAAACTTTACTCTGCGATTTGCGGATTCTTTACGATTCCATTCGGTCTCAAAGAAGCATTCTAGAATTTATTCCCGGTTTTACCGAAAAAAAGGATAAGTTCCGAATCTCCGAAAAGTTGTACGGAAGGGACAAGGAAAGGGAAATCATAGAGGAAGCGATTTCTTCCGTTTATTCCGGAGTAAAAGCATCCATTCTGATCAAGGGAAAGTCGGGAACCGGAAAAACTTCCTTGATTCAGGACGCGATTCTTTCTAAAGAATTAAATACATTACGAAGTTTTAAAGGAAAGTTCGAGGAAGATAAAAAGGGGATTCCTTATTTTGCTCTCAGGCAGGTTTTAGTCGAATTATCCAATCATCTTTTAACCCAATCCGAATACGAAATCCAGTCCTTTCGAAAGAAAATTCAGGAGAAACTCGGAGGTAATATTCAACTTTTGGCCCAACTTATACCTGAGATCGAAAATCTGACAGAAATTTTTCCCGTTCCGTCGGAACATCAGAGTCAAAAGGACGACCAATTTTTATTCATCGTAATCCTAAGATTTTTATCCGTTTGTTTCAACAGACGTAATCCCGCATTACTTATATTAGACGATATTCAATGGGCCGATCCTGCGTCCCTTGCTCTCATCGAGTTCATATCCAAACAGACCGAATGGGAAGGAATGTTGTTCGTATTTATTTCTAGGAACGAGGAAGAATATTCCGATTTCTTAAACTCTTTTCGGGAAAGTATTTTGAATTCGGAAATTCTTCTTCAAGAGATTTCTTTGAATCCTCTTGATCAAACTATGATTCGAAGTTATGTGATGGATAGTTTGGATTTGAAAGAGGAAGACTCGGAAAAACTCACCGAAATTCTTTATCAAAAAACAAACGGGAATCCATTTTTTCTCAATCAGTTTTTCAATACGCTTTATACGGAATCCTTTATACGATATCAGAAGAGTTCGGGGATTTGGAGTCTGGATTGGGATCAGATTATCAAAAAAACCGTGACCGAAAACGTTTTGGATCTTCTCACAGAAGAGATTACGAGACTTCCGGAGGATACACAAAAATTTCTAAAGGTAGCGGCGTGTGTGGGAAATCTTTTTGATTTGGGAATTTTGTACCGGTATTTTCAAGATACTCCGGAGATCGTCGAAACTGGAATTAGGGAATGTATCAAACAAGGAATCATCATATATCAGGAATCACAGGTAAGCCTTTATCCGGTTTTACAAATATTAAAAAAAGGGAATACGGAAGAACTGGATAAGAATAGGGTTTTCGAAGGAATCACGTTTCGTTTTTCTCATGATAAGATCAATCAGGTGATTGGGGAATCGATCGCACCGGACCAAAGAGTTGAAATTCATAAAAACCTCGGCTGGCTTTTGATTGAATCGGATCGACTTTCTTCCAAACAAGAACGGATTCCGGAGATTGCAAACCACCTGATCAAATCCCAAAAAATTCTAAGTTCTAAAGAAGAAATCGAGATCTTCAACCATTATATCATTCTCGCAGGAAATTCGGCCAAACTTGCCGCGGCGTTTAACACCGCCTATAACCTTTTCGCTCTTCTGAGAAAAAAGATCACAGAAGAATCTTGGAAGGATAGAAAGGAGCAATGCGTTCAAATTTATAAGTCTTTTGCAGAGTCCGCATATTTCCTTTCTAAAACCCTCGAAGCGGAGGATGCGGTTCAAGTTTTGCTTTCTCGATTGCAAGATCGGATCGAAATCGTCGACGTTTATCTCATGCAATTGGAAGTGATGAACGCAAAGAACGATCTTGAAGGAGCCTACAAAGTCGGTTTAAAAGCACTTCAGTCTTTGGACGTAGGATTTCCGGAAAAACCAGGAATCATAGTTCTTATCTTCGAATTCCTAAAGATGATTTACTATCAAAGAGGTAGGAGTCCGGAACAATTGCGGGAAGCGAAAAAAAATCAAGATCCTTATAAAATAGAAACCATCAACATCCTTACGAATATGTTGAATTACGGAAAACATTCCGACGGTAAGTTGTTCGTATTCCTGTTTTTAAAATTGATGAACATCACTCTAAAGGAGGGAAATTCTCCGGTAAGTTTTTTCGGTTATGCCGGATTCGGTTCTCTTCTTTTCGTGGTGACTGGAAATTTTAAAACCACACTTCGATACTGGGATCTCGGCGAATATATCATTCAGATTTTCAATGCGGATCGCGTTCGTGGTAGATATCTGTTCGGAAAGAATATGCTCCTCGATTTCTATAGGCACCCTTTTTCCAAATTGGTCTTACTTGCGGACGAGGCGTACGAAAAAAGTATACAATACGGAGATTATCTTTGGGCCGCGTTTTCTTTGATCTCGCATTCTATTTATCATCTGTATTCTTCGGATACATCCGAATCGTATCATGAAACTCTAATTAAAGACGCAAAGCGGGGGGAGCAACTAGGTTATGAGACCGTTTATATAGTTGTCGCGAGTTCTGATTTTTTAATCCGAAGTCTGGGAAATCCTTCCAAGCAAAACGTGGTTTATAGGGATCGGGAGATATCCGCGGAAATTTTCGAACAGGAAGTTCTAGTGCCGAATGCAAATGGAACTGCAAACGCTTGGTATGCGGTCCTGAGAGGAAAGGAAACTTATCTTAGCGGGGAATGGAAAGAAGGATTGGGAATTTTCGAGAAATTTGCAAACGATCTAGAAAGGTCCAGAACGATTTTTATATATTCCGAATACAGATTCTATAAATCTCTTCACTTGATTCGCTCTAGCGAATCGAAAAGGAGGCTAAGTTGGTCGGAATTATTCTTTATCAAAAGATCAATCTCCTTGTTCAAAGTTTGGTCGAAAACTTTTCCCAATAATTTTCAATCTTACTATTATATTCTAAAAGCGGAATATAATAGATATAAAAAGGATTTTGCTAAGGCGGAGATGTTCTACGAACTGGCACTATCTTCTCTTCAGGAAAACGAAGGTAATCTTAGAAAAGCGATCGTTCACGAACACGCGGGTGTATGGGAACTTGAAAGGGGGAGAAAACATTACGCAAATTATCTTTTAAAGGTTTCGGAAAGACAATATAGAACCTGGGGCGCTGCCGTGAAGGCGAATCAAATTCAGGCGATGAGGCAGCACGAGGAGGATGTGGGAATCCTTCTCCGTATGAGAGAAGAAGCTCTTTGGGATACGATCCTGAAGTCCGCCGAAAAACTGGATTTTAGAAGCGTTTTAAAGTCTTCTCAATCCATTTCTGAAATTATAGAGCAAGACGAACTTCTAAAGAAATTAATGCGAACAATCATGGAAAACGCAGGAGCGACTCGAGGATTTCTGATACTTCCCAGAAAAGACGGTTTGTATGTGGAAACGGGACAGGATATCGAAAGAGAGGATATCCTTCCTAAATCTCTGATTTTGGACTACGCTACGGAGTTGCTACCGATTGAAATCGTCTATTATTGTTATCGTTCGGGACAAAGAATACTTCTAAACAATACTTCCTCTAAAGAGTCTCCGCATTCTTTGAATTCTTATATCGGAACGAAACAACCGAAATCTCTTCTTTGTCTGCCTATCACGAAACAAGGAAGAATTTTGAGTGTTCTTTATCTGGAAAACAGACTCACTTATGACGTATTCGACGAACGTAAGTTGGAAATCCTTGAAATCTTATCTTCACAAGCTGCAATTTCATTAGAAAATGCTAAACTATATGAAGATATCACAAGTTTAAACGCCGAGCTGGAAAAGAAGGTGGAACTTCGTACACAAGAGCTGATGCAATCTTTGGAGATTATACGGAAAGATCTTCTGTATTCCAAAAAGATCCAACGTAGTATTTTACCGGAACATCCGGTTCTTTCGGGAATTTTTTATTCGGTTTCTTACCAACCTATGGACGAGGTCGGAGGGGATTTTTACGATCTTTTCGAAATTCGTCCCGGAGTTTACAGATTTTTCGTGGCGGATGCGACAGGACACGGAGTTCAGGCCGCTTTAATTACTATGGCAATCAAGAGCGAATATGAACATCTAAAAAAGATCCAGAAAAATCCTTCTTCTCTATTAGGAGAATTGAATGCAGTTATTCTTGAAAAATTTAAAACATTGTATCTCACCTGCGTCGTCGCGGACATAAATGTAAAGAATCATACTTTGGAGTATTCGTCCGCGGGCCATCCGCCTCAGATCCTTTTGAGAGAAGGAAAGACGGATCTCTTTCATAAAACCGGGGCGATTCTCGGACTTAAGAAAGACTTTGTATATTATACCGAAAAAGTAAAATTAAAATCGGGCGACCGAATTTATTTTTTTACGGACGGGATTTACGAACAATTTAATGCGACTAAAAACGAATTCGGCGAAGCGAGGTTTTTAAGTTCGATTGTTTTATCCTCTTCTTTGAATCCCGAAGATCAAATTTCCAAAGTTCAAAAAGACTTAAATCTATTCCTGCAAGGAGAGCCGATACAGGACGATTTGACTCTTATCGTTGTCGAAGTTGTATAA
- the pdxH gene encoding pyridoxamine 5'-phosphate oxidase, with protein sequence MNSKISEIRKNYSLSSLDIKDIGDDPISFFQKWFEEAVLSEVLEVNAMTLATATKEGKPDARIVLLKGILKDSFVFYTNYESKKGRELEENPRACLVFFWPELERQVRIEGSVKKVSREESNVYFHSRPRGSQIGAVVSPQSYEIPNRKFLEERFEEFSKLYEGKEVDLPNHWGGYEVHPNRIEFWQGRSSRLHDRIVFEKDTDSSWKKFRVAP encoded by the coding sequence ATGAACTCTAAAATTTCAGAAATTAGAAAGAATTACAGTTTATCTTCTTTGGATATAAAAGATATCGGAGACGATCCGATTTCATTTTTTCAAAAATGGTTTGAGGAAGCCGTATTGTCGGAAGTTTTGGAAGTTAATGCAATGACTCTTGCTACGGCGACTAAGGAAGGAAAACCGGACGCAAGAATCGTTCTTCTCAAGGGAATCCTGAAAGACTCGTTCGTCTTTTATACAAATTACGAAAGTAAGAAAGGACGGGAACTGGAAGAGAATCCGAGGGCTTGTCTTGTTTTCTTTTGGCCCGAGTTGGAACGTCAGGTACGAATTGAAGGAAGCGTAAAGAAGGTTTCTAGAGAAGAATCAAACGTGTACTTTCATTCCAGACCTAGAGGATCCCAGATCGGTGCGGTTGTCTCTCCTCAGAGTTACGAAATTCCGAATCGTAAATTTTTAGAAGAACGTTTTGAAGAATTTTCGAAACTATATGAAGGTAAGGAAGTGGATCTTCCGAATCATTGGGGAGGTTATGAGGTTCATCCTAACCGAATCGAATTTTGGCAAGGACGTTCCAGCCGTTTGCACGATAGAATTGTGTTTGAGAAAGATACGGATTCTTCTTGGAAAAAATTCAGAGTTGCTCCATAA
- a CDS encoding acetoacetate--CoA ligase, with protein sequence MHQQLWAPSIARIESSNLSRYQKFLRERKDLHFSSYEELRAWSVKDVGVFWESIWEFSEIVHSKKYETPYRAGRSFTDSRFFLGAKLNFAENLLRRTDSYPALIYRGEDGSRREISYSELRSYVGALTKDLKKRGVMPGDRIVGLMPNVPETVIAMLATTSIGAIWSSCSPDFGVKGVLDRFGQIIPKVLFTTDRYAFKGKDLSLAENLTQILASISSLEAVIVSDYKKGILHFKNQTDTELPEDYPKKNIHFLETILRENQGAEPEFHQIDFDHPVYIMYSSGTTGLPKCMVQGVGVLINHWKELVLHCDLKAGERIFYYTTCGWMMWNWLVSSLSVGATVVLFDGNPFHPGPEILFRIASEEKADVFGVGAKYILTLEKSGFQPKDFDLSSMRAVLSTGSPLTEAGFRYVYQNWKKDLQLSSISGGTDLNGCFALGNPVFPVYEGEIQSRGLGMDVEVWNESGKSVVEEKGELVCKQPFPSMPLYFWKDPEGKKYESAYFESFPGVWCHGDFVELKKNGGLVVYGRSDATLNPGGVRIGTADLYSLIETFSEVADSVIIGQDWKEDVRIVLFLKMAPGKKLDDSLIQTLKKEIKEKISPRHVPSKILAIADIPYTINMKKVEIAVKRTVQGESVTNKEALSNPESLEYYKNLSELGED encoded by the coding sequence ATGCATCAACAATTATGGGCGCCTTCCATCGCTCGGATCGAATCTTCCAATTTAAGCCGATATCAAAAGTTTCTCAGGGAAAGGAAAGACCTTCATTTTTCTTCGTACGAAGAACTCAGGGCTTGGTCTGTAAAGGATGTCGGAGTTTTTTGGGAAAGCATCTGGGAGTTTTCCGAAATCGTTCATTCTAAAAAGTACGAAACCCCCTATCGGGCCGGACGGAGTTTTACGGATTCTCGATTTTTTTTGGGAGCCAAGCTCAATTTTGCGGAGAATCTACTCCGAAGGACTGACTCTTATCCAGCTTTGATTTATAGAGGAGAAGACGGTTCCAGAAGAGAAATCAGCTATTCAGAGTTACGCTCTTATGTGGGAGCTCTCACAAAGGATCTGAAAAAAAGGGGGGTGATGCCTGGGGATAGAATCGTGGGGCTGATGCCGAATGTTCCCGAAACCGTAATTGCAATGCTTGCAACAACTTCCATCGGAGCGATTTGGAGCTCTTGTTCACCGGATTTTGGAGTCAAGGGAGTGTTGGATCGATTTGGGCAGATTATCCCCAAGGTTCTGTTTACCACGGATCGATATGCGTTTAAGGGAAAGGATTTATCTCTTGCGGAGAATCTGACTCAAATTCTTGCGTCCATTTCTTCACTCGAAGCGGTGATCGTATCGGACTACAAAAAAGGAATTCTGCATTTTAAAAACCAGACGGACACGGAACTTCCGGAAGACTATCCTAAAAAGAATATTCATTTTTTGGAAACTATTCTTCGGGAAAATCAAGGAGCCGAACCGGAATTTCATCAAATTGATTTTGATCATCCGGTGTACATCATGTATTCATCCGGAACAACCGGACTTCCGAAATGTATGGTGCAGGGAGTGGGTGTGCTGATCAATCATTGGAAGGAATTGGTACTCCACTGTGATCTCAAAGCCGGGGAAAGAATTTTTTATTATACGACATGCGGCTGGATGATGTGGAACTGGCTTGTAAGTTCCTTATCCGTAGGCGCGACAGTCGTTTTATTCGATGGAAATCCTTTTCATCCCGGGCCGGAAATTTTATTTCGTATCGCTTCTGAAGAGAAGGCCGATGTCTTTGGAGTGGGAGCGAAATACATTCTTACTTTAGAAAAGTCGGGCTTTCAGCCGAAGGATTTCGACCTTTCGTCGATGAGGGCTGTGTTGTCTACTGGCTCTCCTTTGACTGAAGCGGGTTTTCGATACGTATATCAAAATTGGAAAAAGGATCTTCAACTTTCTTCGATTTCAGGAGGAACCGATCTCAACGGTTGTTTCGCGTTGGGGAATCCCGTTTTTCCCGTTTACGAAGGAGAGATACAGTCCAGAGGTCTTGGGATGGATGTAGAGGTCTGGAATGAATCCGGAAAATCTGTGGTTGAAGAAAAGGGAGAACTTGTTTGCAAACAACCTTTTCCTTCCATGCCTCTTTATTTCTGGAAAGATCCTGAAGGAAAAAAATACGAGTCCGCATATTTTGAATCCTTTCCCGGAGTTTGGTGTCATGGGGACTTTGTGGAACTTAAGAAAAACGGCGGTCTTGTCGTTTATGGAAGATCGGATGCTACTCTTAATCCGGGTGGAGTGAGAATTGGAACCGCCGATCTTTACAGTCTGATTGAAACTTTTTCTGAAGTCGCTGATTCCGTCATTATAGGTCAAGATTGGAAGGAAGACGTAAGGATTGTTTTGTTTCTAAAGATGGCTCCCGGAAAAAAATTAGACGATTCTCTCATTCAAACCTTGAAAAAAGAAATTAAGGAAAAAATTTCTCCTAGACATGTACCTTCTAAAATCCTTGCGATTGCGGATATTCCATATACGATCAATATGAAAAAAGTGGAGATTGCTGTCAAAAGAACTGTTCAAGGCGAATCCGTAACGAATAAAGAAGCCCTTAGTAATCCGGAAAGTTTAGAATATTATAAAAATCTTTCAGAACTCGGAGAAGATTAG
- a CDS encoding substrate-binding periplasmic protein — MGQWRFSEDLFENKTPRSYIRWVLVAFLSTVNRIKNSIRGIPIKPFLFVFLGILCNINEVGYFGVEENTFRFYNLSRLKEILEKGELKVTGDSSYEPFYIVNAKEGYPGFDYELGKAYADFLGVKYRFVSYQEFNEFADAIKKKEADIALSGISSNLERSKKVKFSKAYLVATPAALIRKSALPPPPEGNIITTQNFRSILDLADVNGVTFAVRSFSNRHEYLLKKFKNNRIFTYRDTLAAWEAVKNGTANCLVADSFYIKGLLLKDKSISSNFRPLLELVQREDISAAFPYGDIVFIRNFEFFLEELERSGTLRELEDKYFNKSDWVPETPIHRERQP; from the coding sequence ATGGGTCAATGGAGATTTTCTGAAGATCTATTCGAAAACAAAACTCCCCGATCATATATCCGATGGGTTTTAGTTGCGTTTTTAAGCACCGTAAACCGTATTAAAAATTCTATAAGAGGAATTCCGATAAAACCTTTTCTTTTCGTTTTTTTAGGGATCCTTTGCAATATAAACGAGGTGGGATATTTTGGGGTGGAGGAAAACACATTCAGATTTTACAATTTATCCAGGCTCAAAGAAATTTTGGAAAAGGGGGAATTGAAAGTCACTGGTGATTCCTCCTACGAGCCCTTTTATATTGTAAACGCAAAGGAGGGTTATCCGGGTTTTGATTACGAGTTAGGAAAGGCCTATGCGGATTTTCTCGGAGTAAAATATAGATTCGTTTCTTATCAGGAATTTAATGAATTCGCGGACGCAATCAAAAAAAAGGAAGCGGATATTGCGTTATCCGGAATATCAAGTAATCTTGAAAGATCTAAAAAAGTAAAATTCAGTAAGGCGTATTTGGTCGCAACTCCCGCCGCATTGATTCGAAAATCCGCGCTTCCTCCTCCTCCAGAAGGAAACATTATCACGACTCAGAATTTCAGAAGTATCCTTGATTTAGCGGATGTGAACGGAGTTACGTTTGCGGTTAGATCTTTTTCTAATCGCCACGAATATCTTCTGAAAAAATTCAAGAACAATCGTATTTTTACTTATAGAGATACCCTTGCCGCTTGGGAAGCGGTTAAGAATGGAACGGCAAATTGTTTAGTTGCGGATTCTTTCTATATCAAAGGGCTTTTACTTAAGGACAAATCGATCTCTTCCAACTTCCGACCCCTTCTTGAGCTTGTACAAAGGGAAGATATCAGCGCGGCGTTTCCGTACGGAGATATAGTGTTTATTAGAAATTTTGAATTCTTTCTTGAGGAATTGGAGCGATCCGGGACCCTTCGGGAATTAGAGGATAAATATTTCAATAAGTCGGATTGGGTTCCTGAAACGCCGATCCATAGAGAGCGGCAGCCTTGA